CAAGCCCAACCAGGTCCGTCAATTTTGGGCAGCTAATGTGCCATTCGAGAGAATTCAAGGAACGGAGGGCTGATATGATGGATATTGTGGTGATAATAGGTTGCCTCTGCCCGATCTCACGTTACCCTCAAGCGATCTACCGGCCCTCGACGAGCCAACAAGATTGCCGCTGCCGAGACTGCCGGTAAGGGTTACCGAGCCGACCTCCGAGCTGTAAgtctttctctcccttcaCATCTGTCTGTTCCTTtgcttgcttctctccGCCTCGCACACTCGCCCTTCCAATGCCCTCACTCTGTCCATCCTCTATTCTTCTCCCATATCATACACAACCAACCGCAGCTGCACTAGAACTCCCCGGAACCGTCTCCTCTTCAGGGGACCATGAAGGGCCGAGCGTATTAGGCTTGCAATATTGCCCCGCCAGGGGATGTCCctgcctttttccttgTCCCGACTACATCTCCCACGTCGGGGGATCTCTGTGCTGGCAGGGCAAATCCATACATCTAAACTTCCTTTGTTTCCTTCCCGGTCCTTGACCGATTACCTTAGGAGAAGGTAATGGGGCGATTGAGCAAGGAATTTGAGAAGGCAAAGCgaggagcagaagaggaagaaggaaagaaagaaatgaaagaATGGCACTGACGACCCGCCTATTTCTTTCCATAGGTTGCCGTTGCCCGTACCTCCGCCCTCCTCCGTGCCGAGCGACGAACCGCCAACCCCCCCAAGTCTCTCCCCCCCAGGGCCCCCCGAGGCAAGAAggccgccgccgcctctGCCGAGGTTAAGGAGGAGTCTGAGTAAATGTTCCAAAAACAACACTTGGTCAAGCGCCACTTTTTCTCTACGCTACTAGGTTGTATGTAGGGTAAAGGAGTTGTGTATGGAGCTTTGCTTGGGATGCAGGAGATTTCTACATGATTCATGTGGTGTGACCCTTTGGTGCTGATGGAACAAGAGAAAATGAAAATGACTGGGAAAAAGTGGACATGGTCAATGGAGCAGGCGCTGAGAAGGTTGATTTCCGCGCCCCCTCGAAAGACCATGAGTGGCCCTACCCTCCAATTCACACTCGCTGCCGGTTCGTCGTTGAAGGATCAGGTTTTGTTTAACCTAAAAATTCGCACATTCATCACACGTCCGGAAAACAAGTACATGGCATTAAAACACTCAGTTGTAAAAGACAATGGATACGAACTTAAAATTCCTCTTTCGCACTTTTAAGCGCATCAGCAAACACTTTCATACTCCCAAACGTCCAATCGGGCTTGATATCCTCAAACCCTTGAACACCCATGATCGCTTCTGGGCGGTTTATCCATGCTGCTTTGAGACCCATTCGGTGTGCTCTGTTTATGTTCGCCGAAGCCGCGAACGAacaagagggagaagaagtgaggTATCAGCTTGGATTTCGCAAGGCGGCCCATGGACGTGAAAATTGTAATAAGGTAAGaagaaaaataaaaaaaaataaaaaaaggGTCAACGTACGGACTGATATCATGGAATTTTGAATTTGCCACTACAATCACTTGGTCCGGGGAGATATCGAAATTTTCGTCAAGACGGTCGAGGGCGTAACGGAAATTTCGGAGGTCAGGTTTGTACGAGCCGACTATGTACGTAGAGTATGAGTGCATGTTGAGATAGGCCGAGGGTGGGGGGGCTGATAAGAAAATGGACGAGATGACTTACTATCTTCAGCAGTGTAGACTCCATCAAACTTCGTTTCCGTCTCGAgcttctttctcgtcctacAATACCCATCCACAATTCCCCACGTCAGcaatgaaaaagaaggacggAAATTAGGGGGTAAGGGACAATTAGACTCAAGACACAAGACGTAAAAGACTCACACTGCAAAACTCTCATTATCCACATTACTCAGGACAAACAACTTTAACCCCAGTTCTCTCAGTTTACCGAGAGCAGCCGCAGAGTCGGGGAATGCTGGCCATGAGCCTACAGAGTCTCCGAATGCTTTTCCAGCTTCTACGAAGGTTCGATAAAAGCGCATGTGTATGGTGATGTCAGCCATTCGTACGTGCCAATGCATGGTGGGAAGGGGGTTAGGACCCCGGAGgacagaaaaagaaaagaggaagacgacgaacCGGGGTCATGCCATAGACGAAACTGTCCAGTAAGTTCTTTATACACAAGCTCCAGCCTAGCATTTCCAGTCAGTGGCTCTCATCTTTTACAAAGTCGATCAAGCAAGTCGGGCACGCGATCATTTCGAGCAAGAACGAATCAGGACGCACACATCAGGATAAAtcatctcctcatccttcccctGTATCCTCGTCTCCAACACTCCTAGGGCTTTGAACAACCTATCAGGTTCCGGACAGGTCTTCTGGGACCAGAGGGCGTCGAGGTTTTGGTACATGCCTACTTCCCAGTCCTGCGTATGATAGTCATGAATGAGAGGATTAGCATTACCGACCAAAAGAGTGAGTTGGTGGTGAGTTTTTGATTGGATAAAGAGACTAACGATAAGAGTCTGAAAGTGGCCTTGTCAGCTTGTATTTgaagggaaaagatggaaagggaaatgcGTACGCCGTAGCAATCGAAGATCAGAGCTCTGCACATGGGGGGTCAACAGAAGGGTGAGCCTTCTACCCTCCCAGCCGTGCATAAACGGTACCCACTTGCAAGTCTCCAGTGAAGCCATATTCATTGTGTTTATGGGTGTTCCAGCTGTTCGTGTAATGGGTAGAGTAGTCAAGAAGAGTGGAGAACTGGTCGCTGGCACGAGGAGATAACGCACACATACCCTTCGATCAATGACGTCTGAAAGTCATTTCGAATCCTGCTGGACTCCAAAAGTGGAGGCGGAAGGGACC
This window of the Cryptococcus neoformans var. neoformans B-3501A chromosome 2, whole genome shotgun sequence genome carries:
- a CDS encoding hypothetical protein (HMMPfam hit to Hydrolase, haloacid dehalogenase-like hydrolase, score: 49.2, E(): 1.1e-11), translated to MCRALIFDCYGTLIVSLFIQSKTHHQLTLLVGNANPLIHDYHTQDWEVGMYQNLDALWSQKTCPEPDRLFKALGVLETRIQGKDEEMIYPDVLELVYKELTGQFRLWHDPEAGKAFGDSVGSWPAFPDSAAALGKLRELGLKLFVLSNVDNESFAVTRKKLETETKFDGVYTAEDIGSYKPDLRNFRYALDRLDENFDISPDQVIVVANSKFHDISPAHRMGLKAAWINRPEAIMGVQGFEDIKPDWTFGSMKVFADALKSAKEEF
- a CDS encoding hypothetical protein (Match to ESTs gb|CF187001.1|CF187001, gb|CF187000.1|CF187000; HMMPfam hit to Ribosomal_L28e, Ribosomal L28e protein family, score: 56.1, E(): 9.4e-14) yields the protein MSSDLTWLLVRNWNSFQVKGGHGPVFSREKGNLLNKSAHKYSGLANSKVVSIHPSAAGGITITKIKADAKPNQVASARSHVTLKRSTGPRRANKIAAAETAGKGYRADLRAVAVARTSALLRAERRTANPPKSLPPRAPRGKKAAAASAEVKEESE